In Mangifera indica cultivar Alphonso unplaced genomic scaffold, CATAS_Mindica_2.1 Un_0026, whole genome shotgun sequence, the sequence atgtacttaaaaaaaaaattaggccaATCTGCAATCACCTTGTAGACAGAACCAAAGCCTCCCTGACCTATTTTATTGGCCACACTGAAATTTTCTGTTGCCTTTCGCAATTCTCCATAAGTATACATTTTTGTATCATGAATATTTGAAACTTCTGCATCCAATATAATTGCATCAGAAGCCTTTAAATACAAATAAGCATATAAAAGTGCAAAAGAATGTAAAAGGAGATAGAGATATAGTATTGAATTATTAGTCCATCTCATGGATAACAAACTCTACTTTCCCACTAATAAGGTGCATGGTGACTAATTTAACTGCTGAAGATTTACTCACCCAAGACACTGGTCTAGATAGAAATTAGTAATCCACTAACCCAGCCTCATTTAGGGAGGACCTTAGTTTATGGTTTTTCACTTAACACTATGAAGATCAAAGATTGAAAATGCAGAACTATGTACCCTCTTTAAGTGCGTTTTTCCCAAATGGAACTCTCTTCTTTcggaaaaatgaaagaaaacaagTCATCTTGAGCCGCTCTATGTGAGCCAATTCTTGAAGCCAGATCAATCTTCTGCCCTGCATAAACCCATGAATCACTGACTTGTTCTCATGTAactaaaaaagaatatattcaTGCTTTATCAGAATCTAAGTAGTGCCACCGGAAATCTGTAGAAAGGAGAAATGTACAACTTAAATCTGCCACCCAAACCAATGGCAGTCTAGCCATCATCAGCATTTGCAATCAATATTAATTGCCACTTCCAGAATGCACATCTGTCTAATCTAAGAAAAACTCATTATTAAGATAAATAGCAACTTTTCCAAAAATTCaagtataattttgtttgatcaacttcaaaatcttactagatgaaaaaaataagttacataaaaagaatatatgttTTGAACCTAAAAGAAAATGTATGGTGGACTCTCTCCAGAATAATAAAAGTTCAGCAGAACCTTCGGTATTGGCACAAAAAATTCAGAGCAGGATTTAGCATTAACTAGGCAGCAAAAAAAGATTTCCCTCTCTTTCCCATAGAGGAAGCTATTAGACGTTAAATCTTCATGCATACACATTTATTTTCAGTGATTTTGATTAAACTGAACCATATTACTACATAAACTTACATAAAGTTCTGAAGTAAAGAAGTTGTAGACTCAATGcagagaagattttttttttgttcagtTCTCTTTTAGGTTCTACATAAACAGGTGATGAGAAAAGTTGTTAAATTCTTTAGATCCCATTAAAACACAATCCTTAAGGCTCTCCGAGGCCTCAGACATAACAATACACATTGCCTGGACTCATTACAACCCATAATCGATCTTGAAAATGACCATTTGAtcaaagtacaaaaaaaaaagaaaaaagaaatatgtgtgtgtgtgtgtgtgtatatatatatatatataaaagctaaAGAATAAGCCATCCATCTTTAATTCAACAGAGTTCACCACCAAAACCGAAAACAGCCACATTTCTTCATCAGTGTGCATTAATTATAGagtgaaaaacataaataaaaccaACCCAGAAAACATAAGAATGATGAGAAATGTCTCTGAATCTTAAGTTAAAGTTCAAAGTCAAGAAGATGTAAGATCTTGATGACCACCCAGAATTCAGCAATTAATCAAACAATATAATCCCATAAAAGCTAAGTCAAAGAATAAGCCATCCATCTTTAATTCAACAGGGTTCACCATCAAAACCGAAAGCAGTCGTATTTCTTCATTAGTGTGCATTAATTACAGAgtgaaaaacataaacaaaaccaaCCCAGAAAACATAAGAATGATGAGAAATCCCTTTGAATCTCAAGTTAAAGTTCAAATTCAAGCAGATGTAAGATCTTGATGACCACCCAGAATTCAGCAATCAATTAAACCCACATGAAGAAAGACATTAAAAAAAGGGTGAAAGCTGAAGAAACCAAATTACCTGAGAAAAAGTGATGGAGCACGCCTGAGAAAAGATGACGATGATGTAGTTGCCGCTAGTGGtcgtttaagaagaacaagtaagAAATTCAAATGTCAAAGCTGATGAGCTTCCGTCTGTCATGGGCCATGGGCTTTTATTCTAATCCTGGCATTTTGCTTATCTTTTTGACACGTGGcttcattattttttagtcCATATTAACTTGAGGTCAACTGCTTAAAAcagtaatttaaattttgaacatttaaaAAACTCCAATGATcaccataaaatatttttgtttacaaATTCTAACTTCGTGaggatgaaataataattttattatttattcatttttaaaatgtagattaatttttttatcagattcaaatattttaaatataataatttaattctttaaaagtattgttatattttatttaattttttaagggataattatatttttaaaactattaaggggtaaattgatattttaaattttttcaaaaaactcCCAAACCTTTTTGAGTTTCAATAACCCcccaaaaatttcataaagacctttgatatttttaaaaattataatttacttcttAATATACGATTATGTGATAAAACATTCTTATCTATaaaaagtgagaaaaaagagatgaaaataaaatgaaaagaaattaaatagttttttttatataatttaaatatttaaaaagttatttttaatttttgttaatttatagttatacgataattttgaaaaatgaaataataggaataaaatagtaattttattttttaatattattgtttcattaaccGAGTTTAATTTTCAGTAAAAAATTGGctaaacattgggtggaaaaatataattcacttgtaaagtaaaaaaaataattttttacaatataaaaagtctagaataattttttttatgaaaataaaaagagtttaaaagtaaaatgaatagattattattttatcaataaaactatattttttatacataatttgaatatataaataatatatttttatattattagataattttgtattaaaaataaaataacatgtaattatataatgacacattatctatatatttaaattatatataaaatagggGAAATGagtatttcccacctaacttttaagtcattctcaaacctacacccacgggagatgaaaaacccttaaacttctgttaaaatgaggggtaaaatagtcattttactatttatatttaaaagctataaaatttattactccTTGCCccctcaggttttaaaaactaacattttaccttcacttaaagtttttaaactttgaaatgtaacattttcacctccaaacctagggttttcacattttttaaaacttagccgccccctatatctttcaaaaatagcagtttcaccctcattctttaacttcatcttccgacgtcgtctttggcctcctccttctcttggtgcgacgACAGTGGTGTAataaagagatcttcatctcctcatcACACAGTGCAACGAACCACCGTgtgacgaagaggtctctctttgTCGCTCCATCCAGACAACGAAGGACAATACTTTGTTGTCCTTCATCGCTCGTCGCGTCATCCAAACGTGATGATgaaggacgatgaagcgtcgtccttcgtctgttcttccagatttggacgacgcttcgtcgtccagatctggaagacgAAAGGTcttcctttgtagtcggagatggaaGATCGGTGGAATGCGTTGGCCATCAGTGGTGGCCAGAGAATGaagcaaaccttaggggtgaaatataaacttttcaaactttgaggataggttgaggtgttagtttttaaaacctggagagggaaatgatgaaatattaaagttttaaaatttataagtaaaatgacgattttatccttaaccataactgaaaatttagacgACAGTTTGATAATAGGTGAGAGCTTAGATTTTTCATCTCCCATAGATGTGAGTTTGAAATTAGgctaaaaattagataaaaaatagtccttttcccatatatatatatatatatatatatatatatatataacattacttttatttatattcagaTATTTAAGAGGAAAGTTTCTTATTTGATAAAGACTCGGTCGTAGATATGAAAATCACAAATAAGACCTTTCAGATATGTGAACGGATCAGATTTAAGAAGAATTCAAAAGTTATGTTTGGAAAagtatttatgcataaataaagtTGTTAGTCAATAATACTGCatagaaaattaaatgaagTGATTGATGGTTATATTTTGAAAGGTCAGAgtccaacccaacccaacccactCCTCCTCTGAAATTTACGACGTACAAAATGGGATTTTTTTGCTTCACGCTAACAgtttatatcacttaaacagGTGCCAAATTAATCCCCGTCTCTCTCATgggtgaaaatttttttcttgtcacCAGCCTCCCTATAACATTGAGTTGTATTTATCCCCATCTCATTCATGATTGTCAGAATTTTAATCATCCTCATTTTAATCTATGTCTTTGTCGAAAGTCTATTCTTCCCATTCGAAGAGAGTAATGAATTGAATTGTCATCTTTAGTTGTgactgaatttttatatttacgAATAATTAAATGGGCCTTGAGAGTGGTCaattaaatgacaaaattttcttttgtaagtacttataaattataattatcgaTATTCTATAATacaatacgatatgatataagtaaaaaaatgatacatatcttaagatttatcaaattaatacgattaatatatatatatatatatatatatatatatatatatatatatatatatatatatatatatatatatatatatatatcatataatacaatatatattattaatacaaattgataataataatgtaatataaatgttatataaaaaactttaaatttttaaaagattttatgatattttttaaagtaatattatagttttttattattttattaatattttaatattttatttttctaaaaacacatggtataatacaattcataatataaaaaattaattttttgattaacaAGAAGATAGCTATTCTTACCAACTTAGTTGACTGACTTTCATAGGCGGCAGAGAGactatttcaataattaaaagtgATCGTAATTAacacttaaattaattaagaaaacaaGATTAAAGTTTTCTCGATAAGGTCAAGCACAGTCCAAacctaattaaatttttaatcaattagaTTAACTTTAATCTTATAGGCTACCTTTTagctttaaatttaataagattaaatattaacttattattattattattattattattaattattcaattaagaAGAAAACCCAGCACGTGAAAAGTTTTGCCTATATATCAACAAGACCGACAAAATTGAAAGCCTACCACTCAAATTGGAGAGAGACCTTTGATAATGATATCATTTCATTCccacaaatattatataaaaacaaaaatctctAAATCGTGTAAACATtgttcaataaacaattaaccaatctaataatatattattatataatttaataattttaaattaaaaataaaatatcatttaattatataataatatattatttacatcaataaaattatacatatttatttttaatacataaataaatatgcatttaatatatatattaacaaataattacataattttaaattaaaaataaaataatatacatttatatgattaacatatcatatatatatatatgtttatttatgttcTCAAGAATAAGTACAAATAACATTGTCTTCTTAGTAAACCtaattatgtatatgaaaatatttatacataatattgctcaaaaaacaacaccaaaaaaattaaagaataccCATTTGCAAAAGCTTAACCCAACATTCTTCAtaaatagggctggattcgaaccgagccaaCATAAGCTCGGTTTGATtgagcctgaaacgagccgaCCTTTGCTAAGCTCgatcaaactcaagctcgatcgtcagattttctaattaaaatttttgatacaaaacgatatcattttactcaataaatattaaaaacgatataattttaataacaaaaaatgaatcaaaccgAACTGAATTCGAACCCAAAACGAGCCGactatatataaaccgaatcgaactcaaactcagATCAGCTCAGATCTAACCCTACTCGTAAagcttttaatatttcaaaatttcatgtctaataaaactatatacataattttatatacaaataataatatattatcatataattaaatattattttatttttaattttttaattatataataatatattattatttatatataaaattatattatccgTTTGTTGGCAActagaataaataaaatcccACTTTTCCTACTTACTCTTCCCCGGTATTAATTATATGTCCACGTGCTTATCAACGCGGAAACGTACAATTCAAATAAGTCATCCGCCCCAGCTggttcaaaaattaatttcacaCAAAACAGGTTGAATattcaaactaagtttcttTATTCACAAACAAAGCCTGAAAAATATAACAGAGTCTTATTATATGTTCTCAGTCCTTAAAGCCCGTTTATTTACAAGCAAACTGTTGTACACAACCGCAATGTGAATCCATAATCAAATATGAATTCAGCTTCATCGGTGAACCATACATATTCAGTAGTAGTAAAGACAAACACTCTTCTTCACTATTGATTAGGTTGTATATACTGGAAACTCATAGGTTCTACTTGTGACAGAAAAGCATTACCTTTGCAAGCTCTAGTGCTTTATCACGTCCGAAAAACTTCTCCACAATTGCCAGTGCAAACTCCATGGAAGTTCCTGGCCCTCGGCTGGTCATGAGGTTACCATCAACTACAACTCTGTTGTTTATTTCACTCTTATCTGACAACTTGTCACACATTGCTGGAAAAGCTGTAGCTTTTTTACCCTGAATTGGAGTAAAACACACTTTCATATGGGAGAActttataaaagaattaaattcacCTTAAACCACACATACAGATTTTATGTTAACATGAATTACAGGACGATTTAGAACATAGAGGTACAATTACATAAGAATGAAACACAGAGAGGACGTAAAAAAGCTTCGAGGAAACATGTGATCAGTTAAGCAATAAATTTACAACACAGCAGGAGTTTTCAGTTTGTATCCTTGCTagaaaaaatcttaattaattgaCGGTTATTTGGAGATTTTAGATAAGACCAACTTCTGCAACATTCATAAAAAGACATACAAGAATACAAATCTTTCTTCAGTTCAAATTAGTCGGTCCAAAGCATgggaaaatatttaaaaagtatcATAAACAGTACCTTGAGCAAGCCATTGGGCTCCAAGACTAAAGCTGGGGATGCACATATAGCACCATAAGGTTTATTTGATTCTCTCTGTCTCTTAAGCATATTCACAAGTTTCTCTGAATTTGCAAATGCTTGAGCACCACCGAGCCCACCCTGCAAATGagcaaaaattttgttaataatagatTTGTTAAAAACTACAAAACAAGAATGAAAACTACACTTACTGGCAATACAATTAGGTCATATGAAAGTTTAGCAGCCTCATCAAGAAGCATATCTGCCACTAATTTAACTTTTCGAGAAGCCAGAATTTCAAGTTTATTCCCAACTGACGCAACTACCACGTCTGCTTTAGCCCGTCGCAAAATGTCAATGATCATAACAGCTTCCATTTCTTCTGAACCATCCGCAATAGGTACAAGAATCTGacaggaaagaaaataaaacatttcaGGAAAAACATTTTATAGCAAATTAGTAGTATTGCTTTTTCATGTATGTGTATGACAGATCAAACTTCAATGCACAAAAATTCTGGATCAGCCACCATACATCATACAGGTAGAGTGCTAATAACCATTTAGAAATTAAGATAACTACTTTCACATTGGttcaaatctttaatttaagTTTCACCCAAGAATTAACTACTCACATATCTGTTTTCCTGGAACCCACTTCCCTGATCCAGATTCAACCAGTAAAGCAAAACTAATGGAAAGAGAAAGTACTAGTTTCAAAGTACATGATACTACTAATACTAGATAATATTCTgaatcaaaaaagaaaagaaacaccTCCAGTGTTCTCAAAAGTCGTAAGACCaataaatagttttaatttgGACCTGCTAAATTAGTTACAGTGAGCTTGAATCCAGAAATTTAAAATAGGCATTCAAACATGCAAGGGATTCTATATTGGGCTTCACTCGGGATCTTAGAGACATCACATAGTTTTTGGTTTCCATTCCCTTAATAAATGTCTCATTTTTTGAACCTCTTCATAGCCTCAATTTTGCTATCTAATGCAAGACATTTTGTATGAATGAAAACGTGAAAGAGAAGCAGCAGgaaaaagtgaaaattaaatGTCCAATCTCACCTTGGGAAGATTATCAACTGTCCACTGCATTGGATTGAACTCAGTAATAGTATACTCATCCCCATGGTTAGGACGCATCACCTGAGCACAAGTGGAAAGAAAGACAGAAGCACAATGAAGCTAAATCTGAAATGCAGGTAATACTAACACAATAAAGCCACATTAGAGTAATTTGGTCAGCGGAAATACAACGCTTATATGCGTAAGCCAAGTTACTATTCAttatataaacattattttCACCACCTTAATATGCAACTGCAAGTACACAACTTCATCTTATCAATCCCTAATGCAGTAAGTTAGGGATAAAAACAAAGATCTTGCTCaaggaaaaaaatcattaactTAAAATTCTTTCTCTGGATTTTAGAGGATTCTCTTCCAAATAGATAAATCAGATGAACTTTTCTATATGGATTTTtcacaaaattcataaaattttcaaattctagaaGAATGCAATAAACTaattgaagaataaaaaataaagttcataCCAGCGGCCCAGAGACTTCATCAGCTTTCTCTTTCCCATACAATTGCCCAACTAGTGCCACAGCAAACTCCATTGTAGTGCCAGGTCCACGACTTGTCACAACTTTACCATCTTGCTGCACTCTTGATTCAACAGTTGTTGCACAAGCAGGTGCTAATTGCTCCATAAATGCTGGATAACATGTGGCCTACCAAAACCGAACATTCCCACAATTTTGAAGTTAATCAACATCGATAATTAGATCAGCTCTGCTATAAATATGGAATGCAACTcctaaaagaatataaaaggTAAAGCATGGTCGGTTAAAACTTACCTTTAATCCCTTCAACAAGCCCAAGATCCCAGTGCCACAGCAGGCGAAGCACAGACTGCGGCATAAAGTCGCCCATCCACAGCCTGCTTCTTCACCAAGCTTTCTAATATTCCACAATCCTTCAGATTGGTAGCACCAGGCATGCCTCCCTACAGTAAAACACACACCAAAAGTTCAATTAAAATGGACAAGGAATAGAACACTCAACAAATACTAGATAGAAAATTATGTAGCTTAGGGGAGTACCAATGCCAAGGCGATGGTGAcctcaacaaattaaaaattatacatacttgAATGATGTTTATATATAACTCATATTTGGTTAATACAATTTACTAGATTGACTTTATGAATTAACAAACCCAGGCGTTCCGGGAAATATACAAGGATTTACCTAGCAATCCAAACATCCTAAGATCGCTATCAGAATTCAGTATAATCCAGAAACGTTCAAATTTATCGTTACACGAATAAATAGAAATTTCATATGCAAGCAACAAAAGGAGCAATTAATCGTACAGGTAGAGCAATAAGATCAAAAATGGTGTTGCCGCAGTCAGAAATGAGAGCATCGGCGACAATCTTGACAGCATGACACGCGTCAACACGAAGCTGTTTCTCCACAGAAGCGACCGTCACGTCAGCTCCGGACCTCCTCAAAACATCGATGGTTATGACCGCCTCCATCGGTTCACTCCCGTTCGCAATCGGCACCAAAACCTGGAAAAACGACACACCATCTCcgaataaaattcaaaaaaaattgaaaaaaaaaagttaacgaCCTACCTTTTTGATAGAGGACGACATTGCAGCGGTTGTCGTACTGGCGGAGAAGCGCCGAGACCTAAGAGAAGGAAGTTGTTTGGGAAGAAAAAGAGAGTGACGGAAGAGAGAGTGAGGAGTGAGGTGGCGTAAGTTCATTAATGCCatgtttatttatgtattttatttcaattgtcTGGAGAGATCGATTCGGTGGTGGCTGTTTAGTAAAGTATGGATACAGAGACATGGTGGGCTGGCACGGCCCGGCCTTGATGTGCTACATAATCCGATGCTAAATGGGCTGGATTATGATTTTATTCTCCTTAGCATTTTTGGGACTTACAATTTTTAGGAACAATTCCTGGAAATTGCCCATGGAACAAAAAGTATAgtaattaaatcatatattatattatatataaaaaaattaatttttttatatatatattatattatattatgaaacacatttttttagataataatattaaattataataaaatacaaaatcataaaaacatgttatcatctttaaaaatatcacagaCAAtctcaaaatatcataaataaccgaaaatattattaaattaaaaatgatgggTTGCGATTAAATTGAGTTCTAATTTGCAAAATATTTGTGTAAATATGAAAAAGgattaaaaatgttgaaaaggCACGTATAAGAAGATATTGTGAACAGTACTCATTATTTCAAGAATGATGTCTTCGTCTGAGACAAAGATATTCCAACgaagacgatttcatcttcgtGAGAGAGAGAAGTTTATTTAACAAGGAGAGATAAACTAGAAGGGAGAAAGAACACCGTCAAAGATGGTGAAATTTGTCATCTTCGCAacaatttcaaaactttagggCGAAATTgccactttttaaattttgggtgagaataaattattaaatttttaaatcttatgagaaaatatgataaaattttaatttttaaatagttttagtAAATAACGGTTTAGggtggatgtttgagttttttaaagtaagAGGGTAGAAGTGAAAgcacatcaaaccttgggtgggaacatgtattttggcctttttaataatttatccaaCTTCTTTTCAGTTTAAATATGAAGGGCTAGCATGCGAAAATAATAAGGAATGGTTAGTTTCTAGTTTCTACCAGAACTTCTGTAACCCCTTCACTAAATTTGTAACCCACTAAAGTGTTTGGGGGTGTTGTGGCTACTACttgaaatcattcaaaaatacAAAGAGCAAAACATTATCAATTCATTTCCAAATCCAAatcatttaacaattaattcACTTTTGAGATCTAGCAAATAGAGGCTAAAGCAATATAAGAGGACGACGACGAGGAAAGCGcgaattttttattgaacaaaTAATAGTTCCATCAATTTAAtactaataaaagaatatttttgttttttccttttttttttttgacttaaaAAGTAATCAAATTTTCTAACCAAACTTGATCAAAGgtgaaaatttattgtttttcaactttaaagaTGGATGCTTTATTGTTTTAGCATAATTTGAATGGAAAATAACTTGATAAAACTCTTCATCTCCCTAGCTTTTTTCGATGCTAATCGGATATTTAGATGAGAGAAGAGAAATTTTTGGAGAGAGAGGTCGTTGGAGATGAAAacggagtttgaaaactaaaccctaagggagaatgccatttttcaaaatttgcttATGGAAGGAAA encodes:
- the LOC123206142 gene encoding LOW QUALITY PROTEIN: protein DJ-1 homolog A-like (The sequence of the model RefSeq protein was modified relative to this genomic sequence to represent the inferred CDS: inserted 1 base in 1 codon) encodes the protein MALMNLRHLTPHSLFRHSLFLPKQLPSLRSRRFSASTTTAAMSSSIKKVLVPIANGSEPMEAVITIDVLRRSGADVTVASVEKQLRVDACHAVKIVADALISDCGNTIFDLIALPGGMPGATNLKDCGILESLVKKQAVDGRLYAAVCASPAVALGSWXLLKGLKATCYPAFMEQLAPACATTVESRVQQDGKVVTSRGPGTTMEFAVALVGQLYGKEKADEVSGPLVMRPNHGDEYTITEFNPMQWTVDNLPKILVPIADGSEEMEAVMIIDILRRAKADVVVASVGNKLEILASRKVKLVADMLLDEAAKLSYDLIVLPGGLGGAQAFANSEKLVNMLKRQRESNKPYGAICASPALVLEPNGLLKGKKATAFPAMCDKLSDKSEINNRVVVDGNLMTSRGPGTSMEFALAIVEKFFGRDKALELAKVMLFCHK